One window of the Actinomycetota bacterium genome contains the following:
- a CDS encoding arginine--tRNA ligase — protein MTPQDLAKHIKAAVLSAISSGQLALDLTEVPSQIVVDRPKNPEHGDWSTNIAMQLGGKANSNPRAVAEILSPLLLQIDGVTKVDIAGPGFLNIQLSSASQGELAVTVLAQREKFGQGELFAGRKINIEFISANPTGPLHLGHTRWAAVGDAIARVLRAQGAEVVREFYINDRGVQMDKFGASVQARALGNPVPEDGYHGAYIDDLAKQILQEQPEILKLNGDEQLVAFREAAYKLQLAQQQSVLAGFNTNFNVWYSERSLHESDAVSRGFDQLRSQGHVFEHDGATWLRTTDFDDDKDRVLIKADGELTYFASDTAYYVDKRNRGFDLCIYLLGADHHGYVNRLRAVAACAGDNPDLNIEVLIGQMVKMMKDGEEVRLSKRAGNIITLEDLVEEVGVDAARYSLIRYPVDSPLTLDLDLLIQRTNDNPVYYVQYAHARIASVLRNAAELGIIGADPSLWNSADFDPSLLTHEREGQLLGLLADYPRVVTSAGELREPHRIARHLEEVATGYHRFYDACRVLPQGDEPATELTIARLWLCAAARQVIANGLDLLGVSAPQRM, from the coding sequence ATGACACCACAAGATTTGGCGAAGCACATTAAAGCTGCGGTGCTTTCTGCGATCTCAAGTGGTCAGCTAGCCCTTGATCTGACTGAAGTTCCCAGCCAGATTGTTGTCGATCGGCCAAAAAACCCGGAACACGGCGATTGGTCCACCAATATCGCAATGCAACTTGGGGGCAAAGCAAACAGTAATCCCCGAGCTGTTGCTGAGATTCTCTCGCCACTTCTCCTTCAAATTGACGGGGTAACAAAAGTCGATATTGCCGGCCCTGGCTTTCTGAACATCCAGCTTTCGTCAGCAAGTCAAGGCGAACTTGCGGTAACAGTGCTGGCACAGCGAGAGAAATTTGGACAAGGTGAATTATTTGCTGGCCGAAAAATCAACATTGAATTTATCTCGGCAAATCCGACTGGACCCCTGCACCTAGGGCATACTCGATGGGCAGCAGTGGGTGACGCAATTGCTCGGGTGCTTCGGGCGCAAGGCGCAGAAGTCGTTCGTGAATTTTACATAAATGACCGTGGTGTTCAGATGGATAAGTTCGGTGCATCAGTTCAGGCCCGCGCGCTGGGCAATCCAGTTCCTGAAGATGGTTATCACGGGGCTTATATCGATGATCTGGCCAAGCAAATTTTGCAAGAGCAGCCAGAGATTTTGAAATTGAATGGGGATGAACAATTAGTGGCGTTTCGAGAGGCTGCCTACAAATTGCAATTGGCCCAGCAACAATCAGTGCTCGCTGGATTTAACACAAATTTCAATGTTTGGTACTCCGAACGCTCGCTCCACGAGTCAGATGCAGTAAGTCGCGGTTTCGATCAACTGCGGTCTCAGGGTCATGTGTTTGAACACGATGGAGCAACTTGGCTTCGCACCACCGATTTTGACGATGACAAGGATCGAGTCTTAATCAAAGCAGATGGCGAGTTAACCTACTTTGCGTCTGACACCGCGTATTACGTGGATAAGCGAAACCGCGGCTTTGACCTTTGCATCTACTTACTAGGTGCAGACCATCACGGCTATGTCAACCGGCTCCGAGCGGTAGCGGCCTGTGCTGGTGATAATCCAGATTTGAATATCGAAGTCCTTATCGGCCAAATGGTGAAAATGATGAAGGATGGGGAAGAGGTGCGACTGTCCAAGCGTGCAGGCAACATCATCACGCTTGAAGACTTGGTGGAAGAAGTTGGAGTAGACGCTGCTCGGTATTCCCTAATTCGATATCCGGTCGATTCGCCATTGACTTTAGATCTAGACCTGCTAATTCAACGGACAAACGATAATCCGGTGTATTACGTTCAGTACGCACATGCCCGTATAGCATCGGTTCTTCGCAATGCTGCAGAGTTGGGAATAATTGGCGCTGATCCAAGTCTTTGGAACTCGGCGGATTTTGATCCCTCGTTACTCACTCATGAGCGCGAGGGCCAGTTACTTGGTTTACTTGCTGACTACCCTCGAGTTGTCACCAGTGCTGGCGAACTACGTGAACCACATCGAATCGCTCGGCACTTAGAGGAGGTCGCCACTGGTTACCACCGCTTCTATGACGCATGTCGAGTGCTACCACAAGGAGATGAACCGGCGACCGAATTGACGATCGCAAGATTGTGGTTGTGTGCGGCAGCTAGGCAAGTTATTGCAAATGGACTGGACTTGCTCGGCGTTTCTGCGCCCCAGCGAATGTAG
- the lysA gene encoding diaminopimelate decarboxylase translates to MPSNQNELAPNVWPQTAARNSDGAIEVGGVSVIDLARQYQTPLYVLDEADIRSRAKAYQTAFNSGEVETEVFYAGKAFLATKVISWIASEGLSIDVCTAGELAVALKAGVSPERILFHGNNKSIDELTQAIQLGIGRIVVDSFQEILRLAAIASEHGVTAQVLIRLTVGVEAHTHEYIATAHEDQKFGISIATGAALEAAKLVIESDSLSLLGLHSHIGSQIFDADGFEIAAHRVIETAAKIRDEFDFTISELNLGGGMGIAYLAEDDPLQVAQMAHALHEIVISQCQQLNFPVPRLLIEPGRAIIGPAGITVYEVGTIKQVDVSDTQTRRYISVDGGMSDNIRTALYEAQYTAALASRTTNSMAVASRVVGKHCESGDIVIQDAQLPADIEAGDLLAVAATGAYCRAMASNYNYIVRPAVVSVCNGISEIVLRRETLADLLSLDPGAE, encoded by the coding sequence ATGCCCTCTAATCAAAATGAGTTAGCGCCGAATGTTTGGCCGCAAACTGCTGCCCGCAACTCTGACGGTGCTATTGAGGTTGGCGGAGTGTCGGTAATTGATTTGGCCCGTCAGTACCAAACGCCTCTATATGTTTTAGATGAAGCGGATATCCGTTCCCGGGCCAAGGCCTATCAAACTGCATTTAACAGTGGCGAGGTTGAAACTGAAGTTTTTTATGCGGGCAAGGCATTTTTAGCAACGAAAGTGATTAGCTGGATAGCTTCCGAGGGCCTGAGCATTGATGTCTGTACCGCTGGGGAACTGGCTGTGGCCTTAAAGGCGGGCGTATCCCCGGAAAGAATACTTTTTCATGGCAACAATAAGAGCATCGATGAATTAACGCAGGCAATTCAACTCGGCATTGGCCGAATTGTCGTTGATAGTTTTCAAGAGATCTTGCGTTTAGCAGCTATTGCCAGCGAGCATGGCGTTACAGCGCAGGTCCTAATTAGATTGACGGTGGGCGTTGAGGCACATACTCACGAATACATAGCGACTGCCCACGAAGATCAGAAATTTGGCATCTCTATCGCAACAGGGGCTGCCTTAGAAGCAGCAAAACTGGTTATCGAGTCCGATTCATTGTCTTTACTCGGACTACATTCCCACATTGGTTCACAAATTTTCGATGCCGATGGTTTTGAGATAGCTGCGCATCGAGTTATTGAAACTGCAGCAAAGATCCGTGATGAGTTTGACTTCACTATTTCGGAGTTAAATTTAGGTGGCGGGATGGGGATTGCCTACCTAGCTGAAGATGACCCTTTGCAGGTTGCACAGATGGCGCACGCGCTTCATGAGATTGTCATTTCGCAGTGCCAACAGTTGAATTTTCCAGTTCCGCGCTTGTTGATTGAACCAGGCCGAGCAATCATTGGCCCAGCAGGCATTACCGTCTACGAGGTCGGAACAATCAAACAGGTTGATGTGTCTGATACGCAAACTCGACGCTACATCTCAGTTGATGGTGGAATGAGCGACAACATCCGCACCGCCCTGTACGAGGCGCAATACACGGCAGCATTGGCTTCACGCACGACAAACTCAATGGCGGTGGCATCACGCGTAGTTGGTAAGCACTGTGAAAGTGGCGACATTGTTATTCAAGATGCACAATTGCCAGCGGATATTGAGGCGGGAGATTTGCTCGCGGTCGCTGCAACTGGCGCTTACTGCCGAGCGATGGCGAGTAATTACAACTACATTGTTCGACCAGCAGTGGTTTCGGTTTGCAATGGGATTAGTGAAATAGTCTTGCGCAGGGAAACATTAGCCGATCTTTTGTCCCTTGACCCCGGAGCTGAGTGA
- a CDS encoding homoserine dehydrogenase → MMSAPIKIALLGGGTVGQSVAKLLVQSSADLAARIGRPVELVGIAVRDIDKARPGIDSSLITADAHKLAASGADIVVEVIGGIEPAKTLIETAISNGSSVVTANKALLAVHGSELHALAVAKGVDLFYEAAVAGAIPLLRPLRESLAGDRVRRVLGIVNGTTNFILSKMYDDGANYEDVLVEAQALGYAEADPTADVEGYDSAAKAAILAGLAFHSKVTIDDVAREGMTKVSALDIAAAKSLGCVIKLLAVAELTDDDKGIIVRVHPTMVPASHPLASVRDAFNAVFVEAEAAGQVMFYGRGAGGDPTASSVLGDIVAAARNKVAGSVDPGQSDYADLEIHGIGEAKTSYYLNLLVADESGVLAAISSEFARHGVSIQAVRQDDNGHAASLIIRTHVATDQNLQATVESLRKMPEVRDVLGVMRVESGGTA, encoded by the coding sequence ATGATGTCTGCGCCAATTAAAATTGCGCTGCTCGGTGGTGGCACTGTTGGTCAGTCGGTAGCCAAGTTACTTGTCCAAAGTTCTGCGGATTTAGCTGCCCGCATCGGTCGTCCCGTTGAACTCGTGGGCATTGCAGTTCGCGATATCGATAAGGCGCGGCCGGGAATTGATTCATCATTAATTACCGCCGACGCACACAAACTTGCTGCTTCTGGAGCAGACATCGTGGTGGAAGTAATAGGTGGAATTGAACCAGCGAAAACTTTAATCGAAACCGCAATTTCAAATGGCAGTTCAGTAGTTACCGCCAATAAAGCTTTACTTGCTGTACACGGTTCCGAGCTGCATGCCCTTGCCGTAGCCAAGGGCGTCGATTTGTTTTACGAAGCTGCAGTTGCAGGGGCGATCCCGTTACTTCGACCACTGCGTGAATCATTGGCTGGCGATAGGGTTCGTCGGGTCCTTGGAATTGTCAATGGCACCACAAACTTCATCCTGAGCAAGATGTATGACGATGGTGCTAATTATGAAGATGTATTGGTCGAGGCGCAGGCGCTCGGTTATGCCGAGGCAGATCCAACTGCGGATGTAGAAGGTTATGACTCTGCTGCCAAGGCAGCAATTCTGGCTGGTCTGGCTTTCCATAGCAAAGTAACTATTGATGATGTTGCTCGCGAAGGAATGACAAAAGTCAGCGCCCTGGATATCGCAGCAGCAAAGTCGCTCGGCTGTGTCATCAAACTGTTAGCAGTAGCGGAACTGACCGATGATGATAAAGGCATTATTGTTCGCGTGCATCCAACTATGGTTCCGGCGAGCCACCCGCTCGCTAGTGTGCGCGATGCCTTCAATGCCGTATTCGTCGAAGCAGAGGCTGCTGGCCAGGTCATGTTCTATGGTCGTGGCGCTGGCGGTGATCCAACTGCAAGTTCAGTGCTTGGTGACATTGTCGCTGCCGCTCGCAATAAAGTTGCTGGCAGTGTCGATCCTGGTCAAAGTGACTATGCCGACTTGGAAATTCATGGCATCGGGGAGGCAAAGACTTCCTATTACCTGAATTTGCTGGTTGCCGATGAATCTGGAGTTTTGGCAGCAATTTCCAGTGAGTTTGCCCGCCATGGTGTTTCGATTCAGGCAGTGCGCCAGGACGATAATGGCCATGCCGCGAGTTTGATTATCCGTACCCACGTGGCAACAGATCAAAATCTGCAAGCGACCGTGGAAAGCTTGCGCAAAATGCCAGAGGTGCGTGATGTACTCGGTGTTATGCGGGTTGAAAGCGGGGGAACTGCTTAA
- a CDS encoding threonine synthase encodes MAHQWRGVIAEYRDRLPINPEDVVVTLGEGGTPLVPACEISERTGAEVYLKVEGMNPTGSFKDRGMTMAITDALRHGSRAVICASTGNTSASAAAYAAKAGMKSAVLVPQGKIAMGKLAQAVVHGATILQVDGNFDDCLTLARDLAQQYPVALVNSVNPTRLQGQKTAAFEIVDALGDAPDIHCLPVGNAGNISAYWMGFTEYFNDDVSSKRPQMWGFQAAGAAPFVAGHPIEKPETLATAIRIGNPASWDFAVAARDESGGLIDSVTDEQILQAYHLLAEREGFFVEPASAASVAGLIQQAERGLVPAGAKIVCTVTGNGLKDTQWALNDAPDPVVVPVEVHRAADALGLA; translated from the coding sequence ATGGCACATCAGTGGCGTGGAGTTATTGCAGAATATCGCGATCGGTTGCCAATTAATCCAGAAGATGTGGTGGTCACCCTTGGCGAAGGCGGGACCCCGTTAGTTCCTGCTTGCGAAATCTCAGAACGTACTGGCGCTGAGGTTTACTTAAAAGTAGAAGGAATGAATCCAACAGGATCATTTAAAGATCGCGGCATGACCATGGCCATCACGGATGCGCTGCGACATGGCTCGCGCGCTGTAATCTGTGCTTCTACTGGCAATACCAGTGCTTCTGCTGCTGCCTATGCGGCAAAAGCCGGGATGAAAAGTGCTGTTTTAGTTCCGCAAGGAAAAATTGCAATGGGGAAGTTGGCCCAAGCTGTGGTGCATGGGGCAACCATCTTGCAGGTAGACGGAAATTTTGACGACTGCCTAACTTTGGCTCGTGACCTTGCCCAGCAGTATCCGGTTGCATTAGTTAATTCAGTAAACCCAACACGCTTGCAAGGGCAAAAGACTGCCGCTTTTGAAATCGTTGATGCACTGGGTGACGCGCCGGATATTCACTGCTTGCCTGTTGGCAATGCTGGCAATATCAGCGCTTACTGGATGGGCTTTACTGAGTATTTCAATGACGATGTATCTAGCAAGCGACCACAAATGTGGGGATTCCAAGCTGCTGGCGCTGCCCCATTTGTTGCTGGACACCCGATCGAAAAGCCAGAGACTTTGGCTACCGCAATCCGGATTGGAAATCCTGCCTCCTGGGATTTCGCAGTTGCAGCTCGAGACGAATCGGGTGGTCTAATTGACAGTGTCACCGATGAGCAAATTTTGCAGGCCTACCATTTACTTGCCGAACGTGAAGGTTTTTTTGTTGAGCCAGCCAGTGCTGCAAGTGTGGCTGGACTAATTCAACAAGCGGAGCGCGGACTTGTTCCAGCTGGTGCAAAAATCGTTTGCACAGTCACCGGCAATGGACTGAAAGATACGCAATGGGCATTAAATGATGCGCCTGATCCTGTCGTAGTGCCAGTTGAAGTGCACCGCGCGGCTGATGCACTAGGTCTGGCCTGA